The DNA window CAAAAAAGTAGTGCTTCCGGATACCATGGCAGGATGTTCGCTGGCCGACGGATGTTCGGGAGAAGGATTAAGGAAAATGCGTGAGCAGTATCCTGATGCACTGGTAGCCACCTACATCAACTGTAATGCGGAAACCAAGGCTGAAAGCGATATTATTGTGACCAGCTCCAACGCAGAAACCGTTATTGAAGCCCTGCCTAAGGACCGCCCGATCATTTTTGCACCCGATAAAAACCTTGGAAGATACCTTTCCCAGAAAACCGGCCGCGATATGATCCTTTGGGACGGCAGCTGCATTGTTCACGAAGCATTTTCAATGGAAAGGATTGCAAAACAGTTAGCAGACAACCCCGACGCAAAACTGATTGCCCACCCGGAAAGTGAAGAAGCCGTATTAAAGCTGGCGCATTTCATCGGTTCTACCTCTGCCCTGCTGAATTATGTGGAAAAAGAAGACTGCCAGGAATTCATTATTGCTACGGAAGAAGGCATCCTTCATGAAATGAAAAAGCGGGCACCACATAAAACACTGATTCCTGCACTGGTTTTTGATGAAAGCTGCAACTGCTCAGAATGTTTCTATATGAAACGCAATACGATGCAGAAGCTTTATCTGTGCATGAAATATGAGCTTCCGGAAATCATTATAGATGAAGAACTCAGATTAAAAGCCCTGAAACCGATTGAAGCCATGCTCGATCTTTCAAAAAGCATCAAATAAATAATTGTAAAGCACTGTTTCCTCAGTGCTTTCTTTTTTACTCCTATTGCTCTACGCAGTTTATATCAGCAAAGCATGATACATTCACAAGGATTTCCATTGCGGTTTCAAAATAATTTGTAGATTTGCATAAGCAAGTATGAATTTTTCAAGAAACATAACTGATATTTCTGCTCCGGATTTCCTTATCCCGGAAGTATCTCTTGTTTCCATTATTGCTACAACAACGATTACTACCCCATAACGGGGTACATTTTCACATATCATCCACAGGCATGTACTCTTTTTTCTGAAGAGTAAAATTTCATTTTTCTATCATTTAAATCACACATCATGAAAGTTTTAAAATTTGGCGGAACTTCAGTCGCCAATGCTGAAAATATCGTAAAAGTCGGACATATCATAAAAAAAGAATCCCTCAAAAACCAAATCGTCGTTGTTGTTTCTGCACTTCACGGAGTAACGGATCAACTGATACAGGCAGCAGAATCCGCTTCCCAAAATGATGCAAATTACCTGAACATCATTAAAGGACTGGAAGAAAGGCATCTGAAACTTGTAAAAGAACTGATCCCGGTGCTCGAACAGAGTTCATGGCTGAGTTTTGTAAAAAAACAGTTCAATACCATTGAAGACCTCTGCAACGGAATCTATGCTTTAGGTGAATTTACCGGAAGGATCAAAGATAAAATCACTTCATACGGGGAATTTCTTTCCTCCAACATTATCGCTGCCCGGCTCCAATCGGAAGGATTGGATGTGACCTGGATGAATGCTGCCGGATGCATTATCACCAACAGCAATTTTACCCATGCAAAAGTAGATTTTGATGCCACGGAACAAAACCTGAAAGAATTCTTTCATACACATCCGCATCAGGTTGTCATTGCTCCCGGGTTTGTAGCCCGTGACGGAAAAGGCAATCCCACCACTTTAGGAAGAGGTGGTTCAGATTATACAGCCTCTATCATTGCTTCTGCCGCAAATGCGGAGGAACTTCAGATCTGGACCGATGTCAGCGGAATGATGACTGCTGATCCCAGGCTGGTTTCCACGGCAAAACCTATTTCCCGGATTTCATATGCGGAAGCAATGGAACTTTCCCATTTTGGGGCAAAAGTATTGTATCCGCCTACGCTCCAGCCGGTCATGGCGAAAAACATCAGCCTCAGGATTAAAAATACTTTTGAACCCGAAGCAGCCGGGACGCTGGTCTGCCATCATACAGAAAAAGCTGATGATGAAAAGCAGGAATTTGCCGTGGGTATTTCAAACATGAGCCGGATTGCACTGTTAACACTTGAAGGCAGCGGAATGATCGGAATTCCTGGAATTTCAGCAAGGCTGTTTAAGTGCTTAAGCAATGAAAACATCAATGTCATCCTTATCACCCAGAGTTCATCAGAGCATTCCATCACGGTTGCAATCAGTGAAAAAGATATAGATAATGCACAATATGCGGTCCATGCCTCATTTAAAGATGACCTTCAGCTTAAAAGGGTGGAACCGTTAATGATCGAGACCGGACTTGCCATCGTGGCACTGGTAGGAGAAAACATGAAAAGCAAAAGTGGCGTGAGTGCAAAAATGTTCGGCTGCCTGGGTAATAATGGAATCAACATCAGGGCTATCGCACAGGGCTCTTCAGAGAAAAACATCAGTATTGTTATTGCGGAAGCAGATGTTAAAAAAGCCTTGAATGTCATGCATGAAGAATTTTTTGAATCTATTATTAAACAAGTTCATCTGTATCTCTGCGGAACAGGAAATGTCGGGAAAAAACTGATCCGGCAGATGTATGCCCAGAATGAGTATCTGAAGGAAAACCTGCTCATGAACCTGAGGATTGCCGGAGTCTGCAACAGCCGCAAAATGCTCTTCTCGGAAAAAGGAATTTCCGAACATGAATTATCCCTGATGCATGAAAGCGGACAGGAAGCTTCTGCCGGAAAATTTGCTGCCGAAATAATTTCCCGTAACCTTAGGAATTCTGTATTCGTTGATGTTACGGCCAGTCCAGAAGTTCCGGAGATCTATGAAGAACTCCTGAAAAAAAGTGTGAATATTATAGCATGCAACAAAATTGCCGCATCCTCTTCCCTTGAGCATTACAGACATTTGAAATTAACGGCGAGAAACCACAGCTGCAAGTTCTTTTTTGAAACCAATGTGGGAGCAGGGCTTCCGGTTATCGGTACCATCAATGACCTGATGAGGAGCGGAGACCAGATTCTTTCAATCCAGGCGGTCTTAAGCGGCACACTGAATTTTGTTTTTAATCATTATGATGGCACGCGGACATTTTCTGAGATTGTAGCACAGGCACAGGCAGAAGGCTATACAGAACCGGACCCGCGCCTGGACCTGGCTGGAACCGATGTAGCCAGGAAGATACTGATCCTGGCAAGGGAAGCGGGATATGCATTAGAGTTTGATGATATTGAAAACGAAAGCTTCCTTCCCGAAGAATGCATGCATGGTAATGTAGAAGATTTTTACAGCGCACTGTCCAAACATGAGGACCACTTTAAAATGTTGCTATACAATGCTAAAAACAATAAGAAAATCTTAAAATATGTTGCTGAGTTCAGTAACGGAAAAGCTAAAGTAGGACTACAGCACATTGCGCCTGAAAGCGATCTTTTCCATCTGTACGGAAAGGATAACATTGTCATCTTTAAAACCCTCAGGTATTCTGACCAGCCATTGGTGGTCAAAGGTGCAGGAGCAGGAGCAGATGTTACGGCCAGCGGTGTATTTGCAGATGTTGTACGTTCCGTTTAACACAAGAGAATATGGAAAAAGTAAGATTAAAAGTTCCTGCCACCATTGCCAACCTGGTATGCGGATTTGATATCCTGGGAATGGCGATTGATGAGCCCGCGGATGACATGGAAATAAGACGGCTGGAAACCCCCGAAATTATCATCAGGCACACGGATGCATTCGGATTACCGGAAGAGCCGGCTGAAAATGTTGCAGGCATCGTCCTGCTTAAAATCATGGAACATCTGAAACTGAAGTACGGCTTCGAAGTAATCATCCATAAAAAGATAAAACCGGGAAGCGGGCTCGGCTCCAGCGCGGCAAGCGCCGCCGGAGCCGTGGTCGGGGCCAATCTGTTGCTGGGAAATATCCTGACGAAGGAAGAAATGGTATACTACGCGATGTTTGGAGAGAAACTGGCTTCGGGAGCCCGCCATGCCGACAATATCGCTCCCTGCATATATGGAGGGATCACTTTGGTAAAATCTTCTGACCCGGTGGATATTATTCTGCTGAATGCACCCGATTTATGGGTAACTGCCGTTCATCCGCAGGTTGAAGTAAAGACTTCCGATGCCCGGGAAATTCTAAAGAAAACCATCCCCCTGAAGGATGCCATACAGCAATGGGGAAATATTGCCGGACTGGTAGCCGGAATTCAGAATTATGATCATGCCCTGATCAGAAGAAGCCTGAATGATGTGATCATAGAGCCTGTAAGAAGCATCCTGATCCCGAAGTTTGACGAGATCAAGCAGAAAAGTTTACATGCCGGAGCTCTGGGCGGGGGAATTTCCGGTTCCGGGCCTTCCGTCTTCATGTTTTCAGAAGAAGAAAAAGTTTCCCATACTATTGCTGAGATCATGAAATCTGCTTACGACAGTATAAGCATTGAAAGCCTGGTGTATGTTTCCAGAGTAAATCCATCCGGGATCCGGATCATTAAAGATTAAAAATAACATTATGAAGTACTATAATTTAAAAGATAAAAAGGAGGTTGTCAACTTTAAAACGGCTCTGATCAGAAGTCAGGGCAGAGAAAAAGGCTTATTCTTCCCTGAGCATATCCCAAAGTTCAATCCGGAATTTATGGAAAGCCTGGATCAGTTTTCAGATGCGGAAATTGCCTTCCAGTGCATGAAAGATTTTACGGGAGAAGAAATCCCTTCTGACGTCCTCCGGCAAATTATTGCGGAAACCATCAATTTTGAGATTCCATTAAAGCCAATCAATGACCGGATGTATGTCCTGGAACTTTTCCACGGTCCTACCCTGGCATTTAAAGATGTGGGAGCACGGTTTATGAGCCGTTGCCTCTCCTATTTCCTGAACGGTAAAAATAAGAAAGTGACTGTATTGGTGGCTACTTCCGGAGATACGGGAGGGGCGGTAGCAAATGGCTTTCTAAAGACCTCGGGTATTGAAGTGGTCATTTTATATCCGAAAAACAGGGTCAGTGATGTCCAGGAACAACAACTGACTGCGCTTGGCGAAAATATTCATGCTTTGGAAGTTAACGGCAGTTTCGATGACTGCCAGTCCATGGTAAAACAGGCTTTCGCAGATGAAGAAATTAATGCACAGCTATTGCTGACTTCTGCCAATTCCATCAATGTGGCCAGATGGCTTCCTCAGCAGATCTATTATCTTCTGGCATTAAAACAGTGGCGGAAAACCGAAACAACAGATCCGGTGATCAGCGTTCCGAGCGGAAATTTCGGAAACCTCTGTGCAGGATTACTGGCTCACTTCAGGGGAATGCCGGCAGAACAATTTATTGCAGCCTGCAATGAAAATGATATCATTCCAAAGTATTTAAAAACTCAGGAACTGAAATTCAAAGATACCGTAGCCACTCTTTCCAATGCCATGGATGTAAGCCATCCGAGTAATTTTGTACGGATCCTGGAACTCTTTCACCATCGGTTTGACAATATAAAGAAAAAGATCATCGGAAGTTCTGTCAATGATGAAAAGACGCTGCAAACGATTAAGGAGGTATATCAGAAATATCAATATGTACTTGAACCTCACAGTGCCATAGCTTATACCGCGCTTAAAGAATACCTGGCAGAAAACCCGGGTAAAAAAGGTCTGATTTTGGCAACCGCCCATCCTGTGAAATTCTCAGGTACAGTAGAAAAGGCAGTACATACAAAAATACCTTTGCCTGAGAGCCTGGCCGAACTGATGAAAAAAGAAAAGAAAAGCTTTGAGATAGAACCAGAATTTAAAGCATTGAAAAAGTTTTTGCTGGGCAGAAGATGAAAACATAATCTCAAAAATTAATGGTCTTTGAAATCTTTTAAACTGATCAATCTTACTTATAAAAAGAGTTAGTATCACAACTCAATGATGTGGGTTGAGAATTGCCTGTATGAAACCATTTTCCGACAGGAGGTCGAGAAGAATCATAAAAAAAAAGTCCGTTTACACTAGTTGTGAAACGGACTTTTTTCATTTTTTACTGCTCAAAACAGTCTGCACTTACCAGGACTTTGGACTTGCAGCATTGAGGCAATGCATTAAAATCGGCACAAGATTTAGGAAATCCAGGTCCGTATGGTCCTTCAGGACACGCAAAGTTGCAATTAGCACCTCCATTAATGCTTTTCAGATTCGCTCTGTTTAATTTTTTCAGATTTTTCATATTGATTTATTTTTTATTTTGCTTTATAAATATAGTATTTTTGTGATTCACAAGCATACCTATGAGCAGAATATTTCTTGAAGATGTCAAAATATACGCCTACCACGGTGTTCTTCCGGAGGAAAACAGTGTTGGGACGTATTATATTATCAATGCAGAACTCCACACAGACCTGTGGAAAGCTTCGGAATCCGATGACCTGAATGATACGGTAAGCTATGCAGAAATCAACAGCATCATCCATGATGAGATGGCTATCCCTTCCAAACTTCTTGAACATGTCGCCGGCAGGATTATCGACAGGATTCATGAAAGGTTTTCCCAGATCGACTATATTAAAATAAAAATCACCAAGACCAGCCCGCCGATGCAGGGAGAAATGAAGGGAGCATCCATAGAGCTTGATAAGATGTTCAAACCGTAAATAAAAATGAGGATCTGTTTTAAAAATTCAGGATTTACGTTTACAGTACTTGCATTTCTGTTTGCTTTTCTATCTGTATCCGGACAAACGGGTCCGGACCGGCAGTTGGATACCTACCAATTCCCGAAGATTAAATCCGGGATTACCATGCCTGTCACCATTCCGCTTGCCGGCATCAGCAATATGATCAACGCCTCGGTAAAGGACCTGATCTATGAAGATGATTCCTACACCGATAATCAGAATGACCAGTTTAAAGTAAAAGTTTGGAAAACCCGCCCGATACGGCTGGTAGGAGGAACAAACAATAATATCCTCATTGAAGTCCCATTAAAAATATGGGCTGAAAAAGGCATCGGGACCCTGGGAATATATACCTATCAGAATACGACTTTTGAGACAGTCATGTCTTTCAATATGAGCCTGCAGTTCAGAAACAACTGGACACTCGATACAAAAACACAGCCTAACGGTTTCCGCTGGGTTGTGAAACCGGTGCTGGACTATGGAAGAATCAAGATCCCGATCACTTCATTAGTAGAAAAAAGCCTTAAGGAACAGCAGGAAAAATTCTGTGAAACCATCGATAAGCAGGTTGCCGGCCAGCTGAATTTCCAGCAGTACGTCATGATGGCATGGAACGCTTTTTCACAGCCGTTCAACATTTCTGAGGAGTACCATACCTGGCTTAAAATAAGTCCCGTACATGTTACCACTACTCCACTGCAGTTTTTTGCCAATCAGATCAATACCAATATCGGAGTAACAGTTTATTCTGAAACCTTCACCGGGGAAAAACCTCAGTCAGCACCGTTGATCAGAACAGTGCCGGATTTTAATTCCGCCCCGTCACTGGCTGACCGATTCCTGCTCCAGACCACTGCCAATATCCCTTATGCTTCTGCAACGGAAATGGCCCGCAACTTATTTCTGAATAAGGAATTTGATATCAGGGGATCATCCGTAAAAATCAAAAACATACAGGTGTACAATGCAGAAGACAGGGTGATGATAGAAGCGGAAACAGAAGGGTATATCAAAGGAAAAGTATTCATTTCCGGAATTCCGGTTTATGATCCGGGTAAACATAAAATCATTTTAACCGGGACAAAATTCAATCTCAGAACATCCAATATCCTCCAGAAAACAGCAACCCTGCTGTTCAAAGGGCAGATCATAAAAACCATTGAAAACGAATACGGAATTCCTACCCAGGAAATGGAAACTACTGCCAGGAAAAGTATTGAACAGGCTTTTAACACAGAATACTACAAAGGAATAAAGATGTCCGGGAAAGTCATGAACCTGCGGCCGGGAATTATCCTGCTGAGCCCTTCAGGCATGACCGCTGTCATTGATATCAGTGCCTCCTTACAATTAACCATTAACGGAATATAAAATAGTCAACTATAACCATGAGAAAATATTTACTGATTGTCGACCGGAATAAAGCGTCGTTAGGAACACGTTTTATCAACA is part of the Chryseobacterium camelliae genome and encodes:
- the nadA gene encoding quinolinate synthase NadA, with the protein product MSTETLEKAKSAIPVKGFLDIKDFVIPEGDELVKAILELKKEKNAVILAHYYQPGDIQDIADFLGDSLQLARQAKDTDADMIVFCGVHFMAEAAKILNPTKKVVLPDTMAGCSLADGCSGEGLRKMREQYPDALVATYINCNAETKAESDIIVTSSNAETVIEALPKDRPIIFAPDKNLGRYLSQKTGRDMILWDGSCIVHEAFSMERIAKQLADNPDAKLIAHPESEEAVLKLAHFIGSTSALLNYVEKEDCQEFIIATEEGILHEMKKRAPHKTLIPALVFDESCNCSECFYMKRNTMQKLYLCMKYELPEIIIDEELRLKALKPIEAMLDLSKSIK
- the thrA gene encoding bifunctional aspartate kinase/homoserine dehydrogenase I, which produces MKVLKFGGTSVANAENIVKVGHIIKKESLKNQIVVVVSALHGVTDQLIQAAESASQNDANYLNIIKGLEERHLKLVKELIPVLEQSSWLSFVKKQFNTIEDLCNGIYALGEFTGRIKDKITSYGEFLSSNIIAARLQSEGLDVTWMNAAGCIITNSNFTHAKVDFDATEQNLKEFFHTHPHQVVIAPGFVARDGKGNPTTLGRGGSDYTASIIASAANAEELQIWTDVSGMMTADPRLVSTAKPISRISYAEAMELSHFGAKVLYPPTLQPVMAKNISLRIKNTFEPEAAGTLVCHHTEKADDEKQEFAVGISNMSRIALLTLEGSGMIGIPGISARLFKCLSNENINVILITQSSSEHSITVAISEKDIDNAQYAVHASFKDDLQLKRVEPLMIETGLAIVALVGENMKSKSGVSAKMFGCLGNNGINIRAIAQGSSEKNISIVIAEADVKKALNVMHEEFFESIIKQVHLYLCGTGNVGKKLIRQMYAQNEYLKENLLMNLRIAGVCNSRKMLFSEKGISEHELSLMHESGQEASAGKFAAEIISRNLRNSVFVDVTASPEVPEIYEELLKKSVNIIACNKIAASSSLEHYRHLKLTARNHSCKFFFETNVGAGLPVIGTINDLMRSGDQILSIQAVLSGTLNFVFNHYDGTRTFSEIVAQAQAEGYTEPDPRLDLAGTDVARKILILAREAGYALEFDDIENESFLPEECMHGNVEDFYSALSKHEDHFKMLLYNAKNNKKILKYVAEFSNGKAKVGLQHIAPESDLFHLYGKDNIVIFKTLRYSDQPLVVKGAGAGADVTASGVFADVVRSV
- a CDS encoding homoserine kinase → MEKVRLKVPATIANLVCGFDILGMAIDEPADDMEIRRLETPEIIIRHTDAFGLPEEPAENVAGIVLLKIMEHLKLKYGFEVIIHKKIKPGSGLGSSAASAAGAVVGANLLLGNILTKEEMVYYAMFGEKLASGARHADNIAPCIYGGITLVKSSDPVDIILLNAPDLWVTAVHPQVEVKTSDAREILKKTIPLKDAIQQWGNIAGLVAGIQNYDHALIRRSLNDVIIEPVRSILIPKFDEIKQKSLHAGALGGGISGSGPSVFMFSEEEKVSHTIAEIMKSAYDSISIESLVYVSRVNPSGIRIIKD
- the thrC gene encoding threonine synthase, producing MKYYNLKDKKEVVNFKTALIRSQGREKGLFFPEHIPKFNPEFMESLDQFSDAEIAFQCMKDFTGEEIPSDVLRQIIAETINFEIPLKPINDRMYVLELFHGPTLAFKDVGARFMSRCLSYFLNGKNKKVTVLVATSGDTGGAVANGFLKTSGIEVVILYPKNRVSDVQEQQLTALGENIHALEVNGSFDDCQSMVKQAFADEEINAQLLLTSANSINVARWLPQQIYYLLALKQWRKTETTDPVISVPSGNFGNLCAGLLAHFRGMPAEQFIAACNENDIIPKYLKTQELKFKDTVATLSNAMDVSHPSNFVRILELFHHRFDNIKKKIIGSSVNDEKTLQTIKEVYQKYQYVLEPHSAIAYTALKEYLAENPGKKGLILATAHPVKFSGTVEKAVHTKIPLPESLAELMKKEKKSFEIEPEFKALKKFLLGRR
- a CDS encoding bacteriocin-like protein translates to MKNLKKLNRANLKSINGGANCNFACPEGPYGPGFPKSCADFNALPQCCKSKVLVSADCFEQ
- the folB gene encoding dihydroneopterin aldolase → MSRIFLEDVKIYAYHGVLPEENSVGTYYIINAELHTDLWKASESDDLNDTVSYAEINSIIHDEMAIPSKLLEHVAGRIIDRIHERFSQIDYIKIKITKTSPPMQGEMKGASIELDKMFKP
- a CDS encoding DUF4403 family protein, yielding MRICFKNSGFTFTVLAFLFAFLSVSGQTGPDRQLDTYQFPKIKSGITMPVTIPLAGISNMINASVKDLIYEDDSYTDNQNDQFKVKVWKTRPIRLVGGTNNNILIEVPLKIWAEKGIGTLGIYTYQNTTFETVMSFNMSLQFRNNWTLDTKTQPNGFRWVVKPVLDYGRIKIPITSLVEKSLKEQQEKFCETIDKQVAGQLNFQQYVMMAWNAFSQPFNISEEYHTWLKISPVHVTTTPLQFFANQINTNIGVTVYSETFTGEKPQSAPLIRTVPDFNSAPSLADRFLLQTTANIPYASATEMARNLFLNKEFDIRGSSVKIKNIQVYNAEDRVMIEAETEGYIKGKVFISGIPVYDPGKHKIILTGTKFNLRTSNILQKTATLLFKGQIIKTIENEYGIPTQEMETTARKSIEQAFNTEYYKGIKMSGKVMNLRPGIILLSPSGMTAVIDISASLQLTINGI